One Ricinus communis isolate WT05 ecotype wild-type chromosome 7, ASM1957865v1, whole genome shotgun sequence genomic region harbors:
- the LOC8285457 gene encoding protein SDA1 homolog, translated as MSAPTGRSPEPLIASGKSSEKLSLPTLQSKMKIDPEGYETELSLLYSQFNSALELFQQQSALNFTSSSSGICADPTIAKELGDRAMFLAHMTPFYPKQLANFPSELSEFLKSSSKSLPSGLRSHVSQALILLINRKMVDISETLGLFMELQTLGDRNLKKLAFSHVVHSIRRMNKKHKNDAKNRVLQNILFEILQQEDEGRAKRSLITLCELHRRKVWFDDRTANAICMACFHSSSRIMIAAMSFLLDFEKIEDDNSDDSDASSEDDSNTHLPRVLLSKEAVYKAHHKGTVSSKKKKKAKLQRAMRSMKRQHRLSSDKSSSNYYSPLSHLKDAQGFAERLLSRLQTCNERFEVKMMMLKLIARTVGLHQLILLNFYPFVQKYVQPHQRDITNLLAAAVQACHDMVPPDAVEPLFKQIVNQFVHDRSRPEAIAVGLNVIREICLRMPLLMTEDLLQDLVLYKKSHEKAISAAARSLMILFREVCPSLLIKKDRGRPIDPKAKPKAFGEVNVASNIPGVELLQHDDDDDDHSDNDHDESNGDMDNLESSGHHDDYDDETAAPSDDEENEISNDDSGSEDGDLEDDSVDEDDHNSVDENESDDGNNSIDENDSDDCANSIDESDSDLSDGDAEEHEKVTKGMKEVNESKASKRKFSDFDGKLIDADTSLRALKRLAEEKSNHTSSDLADGILSNEDFKRIKELKAKKEAKVALTRQGIKVPSSDQLSVKRVDPSKLEAHVRHKLSKEERLALVKAGREETGKYQARTAIKKKKTGGKSNRQKQHEKLMPSAARKARAERSRQEKKRKQTRSGKQFRGKKAWK; from the exons ATGTCAGCCCCAACCGGCCGTTCACCGGAGCCGCTCATTGCGTCCGGGAAGAGTTCCGAGAAGCTAAGTCTACCAACACTACAatcaaaaatgaaaatagacCCAGAAGGCTATGAAACAGAACTTAGCCTTCTATATAGCCAATTCAACTCAGCTCTTGAACTCTTTCAACAACAATCAGCTCTCAATTTTACATCTTCGTCCTCCGGAATTTGCGCTGACCCTACTATAGCTAAAGAGCTTGGTGATAGAGCAATGTTTTTAGCTCATATGACTCCGTTTTATCCCAAGCAACTCGCTAATTTCCCGAGTGAACTCTCTGAGTTTCTCAAATCTTCTTCTAAATCACTTCCGTCTGGGCTTAGGTCTCATGTTAGTCAGgctcttattcttttaattaatagaaag ATGGTTGATATCAGTGAAACTCTTGGATTATTTATGGAGCTACAAACCTTGGGAGATAGAAACTTGAAAAAATTGGCGTTCTCTCATGTTGTTCATAGCATTAGGCGCATGAATAAGAAACACAAGAATGATGCCAAGAATCGAGTGCTACAGAATATCTTGTTTGAAATCCTACAG CAAGAAGATGAAGGGAGAGCTAAGAGATCTCTCATTACACTATGTGAGCTTCATCGGAGAAAGGTGTGGTTTGATGATAGAACAGCAAATGCAATTTGCATGGCATGTTTCCATTCATCATCACG GATCATGATTGCTGCCATGTCTTTTCTTCTGGATTTTGAGAAGATTGAGGATGACAATAGTGATGATAGTGATGCTTCTAGTGAAGATGACTCAAATACTCATTTGCCTCGAGTGCTCCTCAGTAAAGAAGCTGTTTATAAG gcGCATCATAAAGGCACTGTATccagtaaaaagaaaaagaaagcaaaactGCAGCGTGCCATGCGCAGTATGAAAAGGCAGCATCGCCTGTCATCAGATAAAAGCAGTTCAAATTATTATTCACCTCTTAGCCATCTTAAAGATGCTCAG GGATTTGCTGAGAGGCTACTTTCTCGTCTTCAGACTTGCAATGAACGTTTTGAG GTTAAGATGATGATGCTGAAATTAATTGCTCGAACTGTTGGGCTTCACCAGTTGATTTTATTGAACTTCTATCCTTTTGTCCAGAAATATGTTCAG CCTCATCAACGTGATATCACAAATTTACTTGCAGCAGCTGTTCAGGCATGCCATGATATG GTGCCTCCAGATGCAGTTGAACCATTATTCAAACAAATAGTGAATCAATTTGTACACGATCGTTCACGTCCAGAG GCTATTGCTGTTGGACTGAATGTGATAAGGGAAATATGCTTGAGAATGCCCTTG TTGATGACAGAAGATTTGCTGCAAGATCTTGtgttatataaaaaatcaCATGAAAAGGCAATTTCAGCTGCAGCTAGGTCGcttatgatattatttagAGAG gTTTGTCCTTCACTGTTGATTAAAAAGGATCGGGGTCGTCCCATTGACCCAAAGGCGAAGCCAAAAGCATTTGGAGAAGTCAATGTTGCCAGCAACATACCTGGTGTTGAGTTGTTACAgcatgatgatgatgacgacGACCACAGCGACAATGACCATGATGAAAGTAATGGCGATATGGATAATTTAGAATCCAGTGGACACCATGATGATTATGATGATGAGACAGCTGCCCCAAgtgatgatgaagaaaatgaGATTTCCAATGATGATTCTGGAAGTGAGGATGGTGATTTAGAAGATGACTCGGTGGATGAAGATGACCATAACAGTGTTGACGAAAACGAAAGTGATGATGGCAATAACAGTATTGATGAAAATGACAGTGATGATTGTGCTAATAGTATTGATGAAAGTGACAGTGATTTGAGTGACGGTGATGCAGAGGAACATGAAAAGGTGACCAAGGGCATGAAAGAAGTTAACGAATCTAAAGCTAGCAAGAGGAAGTTCTCTGATTTTGATGGAAAACTTATTGATGCCGATACAAGTCTTCGAGCTCTTAAGAGACTGGCAGAAGAAAAGTCGAACCATACCTCGTCTGATCTAGCAGATGGTATTCTTTCTAATGAAGACTTTAAAAGGATCAAGGAATTGAAG GCAAAGAAGGAAGCTAAAGTGGCTTTAACTAGGCAAGGGATTAAAGTTCCAAGCTCTGATCAACTGAGTGTTAAGCGGGTGGATCCTTCCAAGCTAGAA GCTCATGTGCGGCATAAGCTCAGCAAGGAAGAAAGATTGGCATTGGTGAAAGCAGGGAGGGAGGAAACAGGGAAGTATCAGGCTCGAACTgccataaaaaagaaaaag ACCGGCGGTAAAAGCAATAGGCAGAAGCAACATGAGAAGTTGATGCCCAGTGCTGCCAGGAAGGCCAGGGCTGAAAGATCTCgtcaagagaaaaagagaaaacagaCTCGATCCGGCAAACAATTTAGGGGTAAAAAAGCTTGGAAATGA